In Eucalyptus grandis isolate ANBG69807.140 chromosome 4, ASM1654582v1, whole genome shotgun sequence, the following proteins share a genomic window:
- the LOC104441239 gene encoding probable ribose-5-phosphate isomerase 4, chloroplastic isoform X1, producing MVASTASLAPPCRSSLSFTSSSGRARAPPPRAVRCSAPSDIDAPPLLRAAKYTVDRYIKSGMVVGLGSGNASCMAIKYLGQQLRAGTLEDIVGVPTSVTSASEAAKSGIPLDDYQGCSQIDFAFDDADIIEEDTLIAVIGRRKLEGGESIIQEKFVLNAAKRIVFIITENKYKGALDGSVPVLVQSLNWMEIAEELDDLFLGDAEVWRRPSIGHADPFGGDFPVVTKDGHNVLDVIFTSPIANLAQVAESLDRVDRVVDHGIVSKFPCTAVVVSESGVSVIDSALTKVAGYPAL from the exons ATGGTGGCATCAACAGCATCGCTAGCACCGCCATgtcgatcctctctctccttcacaAGCAGCAGCGGCCGAGCGAGAGCTCCTCCGCCCAGAGCCGTCCGATGCTCCGCCCCATCCGACATTGATGCACCACCTCTGCTCCGTGCAGCCAAGTACACC GTTGACAGATACATTAAGAGTGGAATGGTGGTTGGGCTAGGATCTGGTAACGCTTCTTGCATGGCCATAAAATATCTTGGTCAGCAACTCCGTGCAGGCACTTTGGAAGATATTGTAGGGGTACCCAC GTCTGTTACAAGCGCAAGTGAAGCAGCAAAATCAGGAATTCCTTTGGATGACTACCAAGGATGTTCTCAG ATTGACTTCGCCTTTGATGATGCTGATATCATAGAAGAAGACACACTTATAGCTGTTATTGGCCGCCGAAAATTGGAAGGCGGAGAGTCAATAATCCAAGAGAAA TTTGTACTTAATGCAGCCAAGAGAATTGTATTTATCATCACAGAGAACAAATATAAAGGTGCTCTAGATGGTTCTGTGCCAGTCTTAGTTCAATCT CTCAATTGGATGGAGATTGCTGAGGAGCTCGATGATTTGTTTCTGGGAGATGCAGAG GTCTGGAGAAGACCATCTATAGGACATGCTGATCCATTCGGTGGAGATTTTCCAGTAGTTACCAAGGATGGCCATAATGTTCTTGATGTCATATTCACATCTCCAATTGCAAACCTCG CTCAAGTAGCCGAGAGCCTTGACAGAGTAGATAGAGTGGTGGACCATGGGATCGTATCCAAGTTTCC TTGCACCGCTGTGGTTGTATCAGAAAGTGGAGTTTCCGTTATCGATAGTGCGCTAACAAAAGTTGCTGGGTATCCTGCATTATGA
- the LOC104441239 gene encoding probable ribose-5-phosphate isomerase 4, chloroplastic isoform X2, which yields MVASTASLAPPCRSSLSFTSSSGRARAPPPRAVRCSAPSDIDAPPLLRAAKYTVDRYIKSGMVVGLGSGNASCMAIKYLGQQLRAGTLEDIVGVPTSVTSASEAAKSGIPLDDYQGCSQIDFAFDDADIIEEDTLIAVIGRRKLEGGESIIQEKFVLNAAKRIVFIITENKYKGALDGSVPVLVQSVWRRPSIGHADPFGGDFPVVTKDGHNVLDVIFTSPIANLAQVAESLDRVDRVVDHGIVSKFPCTAVVVSESGVSVIDSALTKVAGYPAL from the exons ATGGTGGCATCAACAGCATCGCTAGCACCGCCATgtcgatcctctctctccttcacaAGCAGCAGCGGCCGAGCGAGAGCTCCTCCGCCCAGAGCCGTCCGATGCTCCGCCCCATCCGACATTGATGCACCACCTCTGCTCCGTGCAGCCAAGTACACC GTTGACAGATACATTAAGAGTGGAATGGTGGTTGGGCTAGGATCTGGTAACGCTTCTTGCATGGCCATAAAATATCTTGGTCAGCAACTCCGTGCAGGCACTTTGGAAGATATTGTAGGGGTACCCAC GTCTGTTACAAGCGCAAGTGAAGCAGCAAAATCAGGAATTCCTTTGGATGACTACCAAGGATGTTCTCAG ATTGACTTCGCCTTTGATGATGCTGATATCATAGAAGAAGACACACTTATAGCTGTTATTGGCCGCCGAAAATTGGAAGGCGGAGAGTCAATAATCCAAGAGAAA TTTGTACTTAATGCAGCCAAGAGAATTGTATTTATCATCACAGAGAACAAATATAAAGGTGCTCTAGATGGTTCTGTGCCAGTCTTAGTTCAATCT GTCTGGAGAAGACCATCTATAGGACATGCTGATCCATTCGGTGGAGATTTTCCAGTAGTTACCAAGGATGGCCATAATGTTCTTGATGTCATATTCACATCTCCAATTGCAAACCTCG CTCAAGTAGCCGAGAGCCTTGACAGAGTAGATAGAGTGGTGGACCATGGGATCGTATCCAAGTTTCC TTGCACCGCTGTGGTTGTATCAGAAAGTGGAGTTTCCGTTATCGATAGTGCGCTAACAAAAGTTGCTGGGTATCCTGCATTATGA